The genomic window aaggaataattttaatttctacctatgttatacgagTATATTAACATAacttggaacagtttacgctttttataaaccgcttcgcggtttataaagcctAAACTgccccaagttatgttatatcgtataacataggtagaaattcaattcattccttaattcaATCCATTCTTATTGCACAAAGAAAGCCTCTAGAACACTGTTCGTTCAGAGTTTTACCAGTGTTAACAACTTTCAATATACCATCGGTGCAATGTGATGGCAATGGTATCAATTGTAGCAATAAGCATAGACCAGTTTTGGCATACAAATGTTATTGATTAAACCATTGTAACCATTGGGAATCCAATGTAAATGTTGATAATAATGATTACTGTTTTATAAGCATGTCAAATAACAAGTTTAGTATCCTAATTATACAACAACGTTTTCATCATAATATTGCAACCCTCGTGTCATACTTCAAGGACAAATCGCTTCcccatatttcaaaaatataatcagggccccgcaaggatttgcgggtgccctatagtaatcactctgtccgtccgtccttctgtccgtccgtctgtcactcttccgtccacaaattttctgttttttttctaataactttttttatggttgcccaatcaagttcaaatttggtatggtagttcagtaggcagaaatacatattttgatgctaagtttggttccgtatgtcttctggtttggatctggggtggtggggtagattccttaactatatgcataagaatgaatgggcaaagagagagaactgctgagaatgttaccattgtatacttggaaggctgtgcaatatttgtcctttgggattaattaaccttccacaggaagaaaatcctaagctttatctttatctgtcacattgagattaattactgcactgcctgtgtctgcaaatgaactttgttttgaagttaaggtcaattttgaatgatgtgtagtattgtgtacattctttgaaatatggatttaagaTATAATACTCAttctttattttggttaaaataccgtacacaatgatttataataattttattgaattctaaaatcaagatatatattaagatatcctttttcactattttattttttaattatgtattttatttcttaattatttattttatttttttctgccttaatgctgttaattttaacaggtaatcagaaaataaccccattctgtcatttctgaaagaaaaaaatctttttgtaaatttagaagaaaaggatgagagagtagagtaatcccctgggattaattatcttgcctgctgcagaaaatttagaggcttatctctatctgtcatatgaagattaatgaacacctttgtctgcaactgatgtttgttttgaagttgaggtcaaccctgggtgatacaatgtatttgcattcactgaaggattgcattttataaaacacctgtttaaatcttttttaaatacacatttaatttagtgtttttttataagacattaggttatccctgttttatgcagatacaaggttactatttagagtttttggacattcaggaattatcttgaaatttttaaaaatacagttgttacttataattttcattttttttaccaccttttatatattgcagttctttacatcttatgccgggtatttatttttcatcattgttaatataaagaggatggaattcaaagttttttttcacttctctatataattgtcatagcggggcccttcctgactggtcagttttctagtttgaggacaattaaaatcaaagtactgaagtactgaaagccgggctcttttggcgTGTCTTTAATTATGCattttgtgtagtaaagactgaaaaatatatatatatctctcttatgcttttaatgtcggcaaggcgtcagagagcgaccaaattttgtaacgcgggggtgttaaggaagcatatgggcaatttagcgtcttattttgactgttatattcaaaatcgtgaaattaaataactattttaaatacgatcaaaaacttagtattatcctttgaaaaagatgtcagtgcaataaaatcgggtagtacattactgccacattggtgcattatcacgtgacaactataaatagcttacgtatattccttaacataaaatgagatagaacaacactaccccgcagtttccaaaataaaataaacataccaagtgaaggcaaaacatctcagtttaatcaaaactgctgctagaatcctatgtttttcttaattcaatagttattcatccggttctcgtaaaaccttccccactttaataaagtttgtacggaaaacggcaagttgcatcaaaacaacacacaacatgggattttagcagcacttttcaatttaagcattgatcaaactaacgatacatataaaattccaagttcaatatatgcggggtagtgttgttctagtcggatttttatatcgtaaacaacgacagaggaaagcctggccgagaaataaaagcaaatttacataccttttagcgaatgattgataaaactattatctctcccagtattcttatgttccattctcaataaatcacaccacaatattttattagagttcttagattagttatatttggaatatgtttacaatgctttctgatcaaattcacacgacattcaacttttagtcatgacgtcatcaatgtgtaaatctacgtaatacaaactaatttctgaaaaaaatttgacttcagtatttttatttgctttttgtctacgtttcgttgcttagataattgaatatgtacataataactaagatttgtgatttcacgaaattacatgtaactcagaatCCATATgtttccttaacacccccgcgaagcggctataaacaaaaatatgtctgtctagtagaaaaaagttcaacagttgctgccttgaattttgcagcaagcgttatatattcaatcctcATTTCTTCAGCGCAcggcaaagtagttcatggaaatttatgcgcattgtatgtgtccaaaatgcatagtcttgttttcaaaacacgttactaaaaaacaaaaaagatagacaattctcccgaaattaaacaaagaaacaaaatgccaacacttttgacaaaacgtggctctttgtgtaactatttggtatagcggaagcttttactttgacgctgtttggttttttgtttacttttgaagttgtgctattcatagtaacattggcgatttgcctgcctatagccagaactctgctttcagcagagcccggctgaaaaaaacaaaaaaacaaaaacaaaacaaaagggacattaaaacttttgtttcactttattttattgtaaaaatcatCATGACATCTTGGTTTTTCGATTCCTGGTACATACATTACCAATTTCTTTGCTATGACTGCTCAATTACTTTAATTCAGAACATTCATAttggatgaaatttttttaaaaaatgcaaataaatcaataatgatACCCGAGAAATCACATGACCTAGGTTTAGAGCAAGACCAAATTGAAAACACATCCAGCAAACTGTTAAAAATTCTATCTACaggtattctgtaattcgctgtaagGAGTTCTTTACACACTAAGTTGCTTAGGTAGTGCTAGGTCTGTTCTGTGAATCATATACCGGTTTTTCGATGATTGTTCAATACATATTGGTATTCATTCCTAATTTATTACATGATTGTCATAAAGTAATAACTGTATTCGTGATAAGCTAACTTTAAGTCTACAGCTCTAAcgattttaatgaatttcttatagGTACATCATGCATGCAATCGAGATATTATCTAAATCGCATCAACAGGAATTGTTCAAATGTTATGACCCTTCGCCCGACTCGGAAAACACAAAGAGAATGGAAAGCCAAAACACTGAGCACTGGATTCCAAAGGTTGATGAATTCACGTTTGGTGTAGGATTGAAAAGATCAACGACAGTCAGAATTCCTAAACTGGTCGACATGGATGGCCGTGGGTATTTTGAAGACAGGCGACCTGGGTCCAATATGGACCCGTACGCCGCAGCAGATGTACTAGTTCGGGCTTGTATACTTGGAGATTTCCTAAAACCGgggtttgaatatttaaaaaatctctgTCTACCTGATTAATGGTTGTTTCGctctttatctcttttattgttgtatggaaaattatgaaaattatatccAAGGAGGGTCCAAAGTTATCAACATTTAGTGATGTAGATGCATATTTATCCAGAGGAGCTACGGATGTGTCTGTTTTTCTGTTAAACAGCAAACTGGCATTTAAACCGTGGCTCATCTATATCTTTTAGGATATCTTACATTCACAAACATTTAAGCTACcatgattgttttttttaattcattgtttgtGACTCTATTTATCAGTCATCCTGTAATGCAGCAACTGCACGTCAAATGTCATAAAAGATGAATAATATTTACGCTGGTTGTGTGTTTTGTTACctttaataattaaacaaatcGTAGATATCGTAATAAAATCGATTAAAAAGATACTAATACTTGTTTCATTGCTATATCCGGGAAATCGTCAACCTGAGGTCCAGGCCTCTAGATTCTAGGGAACCAACTAGGACATGATCACCCCAAAAATCCTGTAAGAATGTGACAGGTCATATAAGACCCTTGTTACGTTGTTCTAAATGATAAAGAACTATCGAGTTAGAATGgcaacaatattatataatgcatAATTATATCCCCCATACATGCATGTAGTATGTAATAGCTGTTATCCTAGAACAAAAACTGTATATATTTTAGGATTCCCCACCGAAAAGAATGTAGGTTCTTGTGTGTTCCCCTTTCGCTTCTCTAAAGTTGGTTTTCAcagttgtatattttattcctCGCcgtctttttttgtttttgtcaagATTAGAAAAATGTTCAAGGGCGTCAGTCGGGGGATGGACATTaataatttttcacatttaagCAGCATATACAAGTACTAGCGTACATCCGTACATATTAAGGTGTGCGTTGcctaatttgatattttattgaaaatgtttaaaatgtgttttattggaAACTTATTGGTATTTTGAAACTTTCGCATTCGTTCGTTTTTAAGTGCTCGTGGTGTTATGAATGTTTTGCAGTAGTATGAACAAATAAGCTTTGAATTAGAAAAATGGCTTTAACATGCTATATGATATTCCTATCATTGTTGAAACAAACACATCCTCAAACCTGCTTTTCAGCCACCAGAACTAGAAAGGTTATCCAGTTCGCTGGATCGTCATGCAATGCGATAATTATTCATAACATTAAGTCAATATTATCGACTGTACAAATTACTGAAATTTAGAGGccatatcaaataaatatcatatttataaaactGAATAAATATATGCTTACCTGCCTTTTTTTTATCAtcgtaagaaaaaaattgtactaGTGGAATTATAGTACACGACACGCCTCGttcttgtaaaataatttaaccgTTAATTAGTAATCAGTCTCATACGTTCAATATCTAGTAATCTGAAAGGGGCcaacaggtttatgaaattcgaGATATGAATTCCTTCAATGATGCCCCATGGTTAGAGCATGCTCAAATAATGTATATCCGAGCTTGAAATTTAGATAAGCACAATGAAACTGTTTTAAACAGTAGATTGTTACTGTAATAGGAAGAAAATTAGCAACACATTTTAGAGTCTCTATGCCCGATATGTCTGACGAATGAAATATATTCTGAATGTCTATTGCTCTTCTTAAAACGGTATATAATACAAGTATAATGTGTTCTTGatcttttatgtaaaatgatattaaattaaacatattaGTTATGTATCAGGATTACAGGAGATATCAAGCTTAATGTcaaggattttaaaaaattattttcaacagaTTAAATCTAATTAAATCTGAAGGCTACCAGATGCATCTAACAAATGCCAACTCTAAACaaacttttaatgaaattttctttaaatctgAAGGCTACCATATGCTTCTAACAAATGCCAACTTTAAACaaactttgaatgaaattttctttGACCAAATTTATGCAAACACAGCAGTCGGTGATCAGCAATGGCTGCCAAACACGTACAGACATCCTTCAACAAAATTGGAGTCGTATATACTGCAGATGGTCTACGTGCGTTGATGTTCTTTTCTTAAACGCCTTGATtgctttaaaattgatttattttccaaagaaaaaataatgaatccTTTTACATGCATAAATATTTACTTTGTTAAATTTCACAGTCACACGAACACACAAacttgtttttgagaagagaaGATTTAATGTTTAAACTTCATGCTTACACTTTAAATATAATTCTGTGATCGTGGGAATTCGTTGACTTGATTTCGTCGACAGGCGTTTTAACTATTGTAAATCCATTATCAACAAGAAATTGCTCCCGATCTTCGTAACCCCAACTCCCGCCATGACCCACAGCGGGCCTTTCCGACAAACTATTCGGCAGACAGAAAAACACACTGTAAGGCAGATGATTTTGAGCTGCCTTTTTTCCTAAATTAAAGGATATATTTGACGAGATGTTAGGATCAAATGCAATCACTATTCCTTGAGGTTTGAGCATGCGCCTCACTTGAGATAGAACAGTTATCGGATCTGGAAGATCATGCAATACATCCTTCAAGATGATAGCGTCAAACTTTTGCTGCCATAGCAGTTCGAggctttttgaaaatatttcaaactgaatatttGGTTGCTTATGTGTGACTTTGCAGAAATGGACAGCGTCTTTGTGTATATCGGTTCCAAAGATATTACTCTGTGGATAGTACTGTGCTAGTTCGTTGGCAAGTTTTCCGTATCCACATCCAAAATCAAGCATACATAACGAAATTTCTGTGtctgatgaaaaataaaaataaatattctcgCATGTcaaatgagtaaataaatatacatattttatcaaattacatagttttaaattagtcttttatatatatatatatatatatatatatatatatatatatatatatatatatatatatatatatatatatatatatatatatatatatatatacactgaacgttttaaattgttaatgtaattatattaagatttattttaattccAGCAAGTCTTAAGGTGttttgcatttaaaatgaatttgttaGTGTACAATTAAAGAACAGTATCATTAAAACTTGTAATTATAAAGGTTGCATTTTTTATCTGGGCCCGATTTTTCGAGAGGTGGTTAACGCCTTGTTAAGTCTGTGTTAAGGTCACGGAATGGTTAAGTAATGTTCAAAAGTGTGTACGAGCTTAAACATGTGTTAACTTTGTGTCAACTTAAATCCATCCCCAATACCAAGATTTGAgttattgatatatttcatgaaaatgtgactaaaattctttgtttctttaaacaatttctttaaattaggGTAATTAcattacctttttaaaaaaaaagattttgaaggTTTAAACTGCATATAGATCTATATTGAATTAATCTagtgatatttaaatttgatattatttgttatttacttCATTGACCAGATCCTGTACATGCACATATTTTAAGTgcataatatgtattttttgaatgttaaatatatttttgacaattttcaatTATCTATAAGTTAAACAAAATCGTACACTTTACATTTAATGGTaagaattattcatttaaagatttGGAGGAATGATAAAATGCAAAGTGTGAAAAGTATTCTGTTGGATGACGCTGACTACTATAGTccgtcccaagttattgcttccatcactttttgatatttttttaaattaaagtctGTGAAACAAATACAGTTGAAAtggatgaaatggaaaaaatcCAGGATATCttaattgaacaattatcatttttcactcataaatgttcacaggaacaaaaacaaatttcttacggagatttataacaTATGGGAAATGtatacatcttttctccattcggaagtactcgggataccccgtgtaatttttcaacgttatcatccgggcttatattaatggctgatgcagtgcaaaatccccgtagaatttctatttttggatgtgtattgaaacctgaagcggtagagggggcgtttcaaaacataatctggacatttttcacaTTGGTGGATGAAGTATAGAGTATGATTTGTACCTGATTCTCCCAAAGCTATGTCTAGGCCCACAAACTAAAGCCAAGGAGAAAAGTAACCAACCGTCTACATTATACAGAGACCGGAAGTCAAATtgcttttgattaaaataaattaaccaACTGCGTTAGCAAGTAATCACTTGATTATGATTTAACACGTTGTTAACACGTTGTTACAAATATATCCTTAACACGGTGTTAAAGAACTAGTCATTCATTGGACAAAAGTATTCGTCGCTGGCGTCAAAATGCCTTTTTGATGTTGTAAATTAGTGGCAGCTATTTTTGTATTCGCGCTATTTATAAGAAAGCACGTCGAGTTCGGAATTTCTCCCATAAATACGTCATAGTTTTTAGATTACGTCagagtttacaatttttgtcggctgtcaaaatattctataaacAAAGCTTGGGAAAATGTCCCCTTGTAAGTTAGAGGAAATTCCGATGGCAGTAAGAATGGAAGTTATAGAAGCTTACAAGACAGAGAAGAATAAGGCAGAAATTGGGAGGTTGTTGGGAATACCTAGGACTACTATTGTTagcattattaaaaaatttgaagttCATGGAAGTGTGGAAGCCGAAGTTCTCCGTGCGCGATGAAGTCCAACTTTCAAGAATCATGAAAAGTAACAGGAGAGGGACACTGGATGATATAACAAgtgaaataaataatgcaaaGGATTCTACTTTTTGTTCAAAGACTGTCAggagaaaattatttaaaatgggATACAATAGACGGGTGCAGAAAAAGAAGATGATCGTCAGAGTATCACTATGTAACAGGAAAAAACGCGTCTCGTGGTGCAGAGAAAGAAAAACCTGGACTGTTGATGATCACTGGAAGAACTGGATATTCTGTGATGAATGTCAGGTAGTAATAGGTGATAACAACGGTGTATATATCTGGAGAAAGACCGACGAAGTTGACAACCCCCATCTCGTGTGGGCGCCATCGAAGAGCATTAACTGTCTGTTATGATCTGGGGTTGTATTTGTTACGATGGTATTGGAACATTGACCAGTGTAAACGGTAATATCAACTccgaaaaatatattgatatattagaAAACAATTTGTGGCCCGTTATTGTTCGACATTTTCCTCATGGAAATTATGTGTTTAAATATGACAATGCCCCCGTTCATAGTTCCCGATTACTGAGTGCACATATggaagaaaataatataaacattacATCATGGCCAGCTCAGTCTCCCGATATCAATATCATTGAgaatttttgattgaaagttaAAAGACACCTGCAATCTACAAGAAACACCATCGAGTCTAAAGATCAGCTGATCGCGGAGGTGACACGATTCTGGCAAAAGCTATCGGTAGATTATGTTCGTCAGCTTTATGCCACAATTCCAACCCGTCTTCTAGAAGTTATTAAAATGAAGGGCACTCTCACAAAATATTAAGGTAAGACAACGAATATTAAAATCAGGAGAGTAGTTTTTATTGAGAagttaatgtaaacaaaccgCCGCCATTTTGACGTCACCGACGAATACTTTTGTCCAATGACTGTAGGTACAgttttagttatattttgctctattttaaagtgatttttaaaactatcCCAAAAAACTGTAATGTAGcatttattaaaacaagaatataaaaattaaaactattgATAGTTGTTTAAATAGAATTTCGCAGAGATAAATTTGACGTCATACAAAAGTGCATTTTCCCGTATTTTCCCTTAAAACTAAGCAGAAGACACCAATTCTTCagcagttattttaaaaaaaaaatccgcaGCCGTCGCCCACACCGAAATTCACATCATAACTTGATCGTGTGAtattacatgaaatatattaattccGTCGTGGGCGATGGTTGCAGACATATTTTCCTGAtcaaaaaactataaaaaatttaccattttttcatcatttttgactACATCTTGAAAAAATACGACAAACTGATAGCGCCATTACTCTCTTTTGAAAAGAGAATAAAAGAGCACGACCTTGTACTTTAAACACGCATTTGTTCgagatagtacatgtatttgtgtattttcttgagatttaaacaacttttaaattttagggcatttattgaataaattaacCGCCT from Magallana gigas chromosome 9, xbMagGiga1.1, whole genome shotgun sequence includes these protein-coding regions:
- the LOC105324241 gene encoding S-adenosylmethionine-dependent methyltransferase Rv2258c, with the translated sequence MAKESNYEDTIEAIVNSGLHTMVLALGYKVGIIDAMGRLGKPSTKGEISKEAGLNQRYVEEWLLCMASKGIVQYENSKFSIMNSGRIRKAIHTSLALPMFADCFQKLENAMKNKDINTGYQYPSNELEWLGKFSDLSNTNQTWIENNINPAILYCQQQSHDTEISLCMLDFGCGYGKLANELAQYYPQSNIFGTDIHKDAVHFCKVTHKQPNIQFEIFSKSLELLWQQKFDAIILKDVLHDLPDPITVLSQVRRMLKPQGIVIAFDPNISSNISFNLGKKAAQNHLPYSVFFCLPNSLSERPAVGHGGSWGYEDREQFLVDNGFTIVKTPVDEIKSTNSHDHRIIFKV